Proteins encoded in a region of the bacterium genome:
- a CDS encoding ATP-binding cassette domain-containing protein, giving the protein MIRTHNLDKFYETGYGRTYVLRRIDLEIEAGELITIMGPSGAGKSTLLHILGMLDGKWEGEYEFLSHPIHSMKPKHRNALHKENIGFVFQSYHLLDDLTVYENL; this is encoded by the coding sequence ATCATCCGGACCCACAACCTCGACAAATTCTACGAGACCGGCTACGGCCGCACCTACGTGCTGCGCCGTATCGATCTCGAGATCGAGGCGGGGGAGCTCATCACCATCATGGGGCCTTCGGGCGCCGGCAAGTCGACGTTGCTGCACATCCTCGGCATGCTCGACGGCAAGTGGGAGGGCGAATACGAGTTCCTCTCCCACCCGATCCACAGCATGAAGCCGAAGCATCGCAATGCTCTCCACAAGGAGAACATCGGCTTCGTCTTCCAGAGCTACCACCTGCTCGACGACCTCACGGTCTACGAGAATCT